In one window of Streptomyces griseus subsp. griseus DNA:
- a CDS encoding HU family DNA-binding protein, which produces MNRSELVAALADRAEVTRKDADAVLAALAETVGEIVAKGDEKVTIPGFLTFERTHRAARTARNPQTGDPINIPAGYSVKVSAGSKLKEAAKGK; this is translated from the coding sequence ATGAACCGCAGTGAGCTGGTGGCCGCCCTGGCCGACCGCGCCGAGGTGACTCGCAAGGACGCCGACGCCGTGCTGGCCGCGCTCGCCGAGACCGTCGGTGAGATCGTCGCCAAGGGCGACGAGAAGGTCACCATCCCCGGCTTCCTGACCTTCGAGCGCACCCACCGTGCCGCTCGCACCGCTCGCAACCCGCAGACCGGCGACCCGATCAACATCCCCGCCGGCTACAGCGTGAAGGTCTCCGCGGGCTCGAAGCTCAAGGAAGCCGCCAAGGGCAAGTAA
- a CDS encoding NAD-dependent malic enzyme — MATAPSVSYSMTVRLEVPASGTAVSQLTTAVESSGGSVTGLDVTASGHEKLRIDVTIAASSTSHADEIVEGLRDVEGVVLGKVSDRTFLMHLGGKIEMASKHPIRNRDDLSMIYTPGVARVCMAIAENPEDARRLTIKRNSVAVVTDGSAVLGLGNIGPMAALPVMEGKAALFKRFAGIDAWPICLDTQNTDEIVAIVKAIAPGFAGINLEDISAPRCFEIEARLREALDIPVFHDDQHGTAIVVLASLTNALRVVGKNIGDVRVVMSGAGAAGTAILKLLIAAGVKHAVVADIHGVVHSGREDLVAADPDSPLCWIADNTNPEGVTGTLKEAVVGADVFIGVSAPNVLNGDDVAAMADGAIVFALANPDPEVDPTIARETAAVVATGRSDFPNQINNVLVFPGVFRGLLDAQSRTVNTEMMLAAAGALADVVAEDEVNANYIIPSVFNDKVAGAVAGAVRAAAKAASGTGAAPAASV, encoded by the coding sequence ATGGCAACGGCGCCCAGCGTCTCGTACTCGATGACGGTCAGGCTGGAGGTGCCCGCCAGCGGCACCGCGGTCTCCCAGCTCACCACGGCCGTGGAGTCGTCGGGGGGTTCGGTCACCGGCCTCGACGTGACAGCCTCCGGCCACGAGAAGCTGCGGATCGATGTCACGATCGCGGCCTCCTCCACCTCGCACGCGGACGAGATCGTCGAAGGTCTGCGCGATGTCGAGGGCGTCGTGCTGGGCAAGGTCTCCGACCGTACGTTCCTCATGCACCTCGGCGGCAAGATCGAGATGGCGTCCAAGCACCCCATCCGCAACCGTGACGACCTCTCGATGATCTACACCCCCGGCGTCGCCCGGGTCTGCATGGCGATCGCCGAGAACCCCGAGGACGCGCGCCGCCTCACCATCAAGCGCAACTCCGTCGCAGTCGTGACGGACGGCTCCGCCGTGCTCGGCCTCGGCAACATCGGCCCGATGGCCGCGCTGCCGGTCATGGAGGGCAAGGCGGCCCTCTTCAAGCGCTTCGCCGGCATCGACGCCTGGCCGATCTGCCTGGACACCCAGAACACCGATGAGATCGTCGCGATCGTCAAGGCGATCGCCCCCGGCTTCGCGGGCATCAACCTGGAGGACATCTCCGCCCCCCGCTGCTTCGAGATCGAGGCCCGGCTGCGCGAGGCCCTGGACATCCCCGTCTTCCACGACGACCAGCACGGCACCGCCATCGTCGTCCTGGCCTCGCTGACCAACGCCCTGCGCGTGGTGGGCAAGAACATCGGTGACGTACGGGTCGTCATGTCCGGTGCCGGAGCCGCCGGTACGGCCATCCTGAAGCTCCTGATCGCCGCCGGTGTCAAGCACGCCGTCGTCGCCGACATCCACGGCGTGGTGCACAGCGGCCGCGAGGACCTGGTCGCCGCCGACCCCGACTCGCCGCTGTGCTGGATCGCCGACAACACCAACCCCGAGGGCGTCACCGGCACCCTCAAGGAGGCCGTCGTCGGCGCCGACGTCTTCATCGGCGTCTCCGCCCCGAACGTCCTGAACGGCGACGACGTCGCGGCGATGGCGGACGGCGCGATCGTGTTCGCGCTCGCGAACCCGGACCCCGAGGTCGACCCGACGATCGCCCGTGAGACGGCCGCCGTCGTCGCCACCGGACGCTCCGACTTCCCCAACCAGATCAACAACGTGCTGGTCTTCCCGGGTGTCTTCCGCGGTCTGCTGGACGCTCAGTCCCGCACCGTCAACACGGAGATGATGCTCGCCGCCGCCGGAGCCCTCGCCGACGTGGTCGCCGAGGACGAGGTCAACGCGAACTACATCATCCCCTCGGTCTTCAACGACAAGGTCGCCGGCGCGGTCGCCGGAGCCGTCCGCGCGGCCGCCAAGGCCGCCTCCGGCACCGGAGCGGCGCCCGCCGCGTCCGTCTGA
- a CDS encoding DUF2000 domain-containing protein encodes MRNTHETADGTMTTGEAPVRFDTKIAVLLRDDLESWQRLNVTAFLVSGLGTAAPEVIGEPYEDADATAYLPMLRQPVLVFEGAAETLTAAHAKALSRSLTVAVFTSDLFGTGNDRDNRAAVRAVGRDALDLVGLAVYGPRNAVDKVLKGARMHP; translated from the coding sequence ATGAGAAACACGCACGAGACGGCGGACGGAACCATGACCACCGGCGAGGCACCCGTCCGCTTCGACACGAAGATCGCGGTGCTGCTCCGCGACGACCTGGAGAGCTGGCAGCGCCTGAACGTGACCGCCTTCCTGGTCAGCGGTCTGGGGACGGCGGCGCCCGAGGTGATCGGCGAACCCTACGAGGACGCCGATGCCACCGCCTACCTGCCGATGCTCCGGCAGCCGGTGCTGGTCTTCGAGGGGGCGGCGGAGACGCTGACCGCCGCGCACGCCAAGGCGCTCTCCCGGTCCCTGACGGTGGCCGTGTTCACCTCGGACCTGTTCGGTACGGGGAACGACCGGGACAACCGGGCGGCGGTGCGGGCGGTGGGGCGGGACGCGCTGGACCTGGTGGGGCTGGCCGTGTACGGGCCCCGCAACGCCGTGGACAAGGTCCTCAAGGGCGCGCGGATGCATCCCTGA